One genomic window of Campylobacter fetus subsp. fetus includes the following:
- a CDS encoding homoserine dehydrogenase, with amino-acid sequence MRVAILGLGTVGSEVANVLINNRRLITARSGVEITPVIGVVRDISKKRESSIPLSDDIQSVINRDDIDVFVELMGGVEKPYDVVSKILKKKKPVVTANKALLAYHRSELEMLAGDTPFGYEASVAGGIPIIKALREGLSANHIEKIVGIMNGTSNYILTNMMQNGTKFNEALKRAQELGYAEADPTFDIGGFDTAHKLLILASIAYLVHAKPQDILIEGIGDITNEDIYFANEFEYVIKLLAIAKRREDKVELRVHPALIRKDKMIAKVDGVMNAISVTGDAVGESLFYGAGAGGSATASAVISDLIDIARNVKNPMLGYKAPLEIAPLELMSPKDIRTKYYLRLKVADEIGVLAKITDLMSKNNLSIDSFLQKPRVDKSCDSSTLYFTTHTCLEADMVRVVNLLENESFIKDKPFMIRIEE; translated from the coding sequence ATGAGAGTAGCGATACTTGGATTAGGTACTGTTGGCAGCGAAGTTGCCAACGTATTAATAAATAATAGACGGTTGATAACAGCTAGATCGGGTGTTGAGATAACACCTGTTATAGGTGTTGTACGCGATATAAGTAAAAAAAGAGAGTCTAGTATACCTCTTAGCGATGATATACAAAGTGTTATAAATAGGGATGATATTGATGTTTTTGTGGAGCTTATGGGAGGCGTGGAAAAACCATATGATGTAGTAAGCAAAATCTTAAAGAAAAAAAAACCTGTCGTAACTGCAAATAAAGCTTTATTAGCTTATCATAGAAGTGAGCTTGAGATGCTTGCCGGAGATACTCCATTTGGTTATGAAGCTAGCGTAGCTGGAGGTATTCCTATCATAAAAGCCTTAAGAGAGGGTTTAAGCGCAAACCATATAGAAAAAATCGTAGGCATTATGAACGGTACTAGCAACTATATACTTACAAATATGATGCAAAACGGCACTAAATTTAATGAAGCGTTAAAAAGAGCTCAAGAACTCGGCTACGCTGAAGCTGATCCGACATTTGATATAGGAGGATTTGACACGGCTCATAAGCTCCTTATACTTGCTAGTATAGCTTATTTGGTGCATGCAAAACCGCAAGATATACTCATAGAAGGCATAGGCGATATCACTAATGAAGATATATATTTTGCGAATGAATTTGAATATGTTATTAAATTATTAGCTATAGCAAAACGAAGAGAAGATAAAGTAGAACTTCGCGTTCATCCAGCTCTTATTAGAAAAGATAAAATGATAGCAAAAGTAGACGGAGTGATGAACGCCATTAGCGTTACTGGAGATGCTGTTGGAGAAAGTCTGTTTTATGGAGCCGGAGCCGGCGGAAGTGCTACTGCAAGTGCCGTTATAAGCGATCTTATAGATATAGCAAGAAACGTTAAAAATCCTATGCTTGGTTATAAAGCTCCGCTTGAGATAGCTCCGCTTGAGCTTATGAGTCCAAAAGATATTAGAACTAAGTATTATTTAAGATTAAAAGTAGCCGATGAGATAGGTGTTTTAGCTAAGATTACGGATCTAATGAGTAAAAATAATCTCTCTATAGATAGCTTTTTACAAAAACCAAGAGTCGATAAGAGTTGTGATAGTAGCACTTTGTATTTTACTACTCATACATGCTTAGAAGCAGATATGGTAAGAGTGGTAAATCTACTTGAAAATGAGAGTTTTATAAAAGATAAGCCATTTATGATCAGAATAGAAGAATAA
- the purF gene encoding amidophosphoribosyltransferase: MCAIVGIINSKDAAKTAYYGLFSMQHRGQEASGISASNNHNIKTIKNRGLVTEVFNHDSFEVLKGEMAIGHNRYSTAGSDSVLDAQPVSAKYSLGQISIVHNGNLINKNEVRERLVEDGAIFQSNMDTENILHLIAKSKKEHLQDRIVEAVRQIIGAYCLLILSRSKMFVLRDPYGVRPLSLGRLKDGGYIVASETCAFDLVGATFIRDVKPGEMLIFEEGKSEFKSIQLFGQVDPRICAFEYIYFARPDSVIDGKNVYDIRKKLGETLAKKSNIKADFVVPVPDSGVPAALGYSQFSKIPFEMAIVRNHYVGRTFIEPTQEMRNLKVKLKLNPMSSVLNGKSVVVIDDSIVRGTTSKKIVELLRHAGVKEIHMKIAAPEIKHPCRYGIDTPSYAELISANMNVEEVRKFIGADSLEFLSIDELTSSLGNERKYSLVSFDGDYFIK, encoded by the coding sequence ATGTGTGCGATAGTAGGAATTATAAATTCAAAAGATGCCGCTAAGACTGCTTATTACGGTCTATTTTCTATGCAGCATCGCGGTCAAGAAGCAAGCGGAATCAGCGCTAGTAATAATCACAATATCAAAACCATTAAAAATCGCGGTTTAGTAACAGAAGTTTTTAATCATGATAGTTTTGAAGTTTTAAAAGGTGAAATGGCAATAGGTCACAATCGTTATTCAACCGCAGGAAGCGATAGCGTTTTGGATGCTCAGCCAGTTAGCGCAAAATACTCTTTGGGTCAGATTAGCATAGTGCATAACGGAAATTTGATAAATAAAAATGAAGTTAGAGAGAGGCTTGTCGAGGACGGTGCGATATTTCAGTCAAATATGGATACGGAAAATATTCTTCATCTTATTGCAAAAAGCAAAAAAGAGCATCTGCAAGATCGCATAGTTGAAGCCGTTCGTCAGATTATAGGAGCGTATTGTCTTCTTATACTGAGTCGTTCAAAGATGTTTGTTTTGCGCGATCCTTACGGCGTACGACCACTTAGTCTTGGGAGATTAAAAGATGGCGGATATATCGTAGCTAGCGAGACTTGTGCGTTTGATCTTGTAGGAGCAACTTTTATAAGAGACGTGAAGCCAGGAGAGATGCTTATATTTGAAGAAGGTAAAAGCGAGTTTAAAAGTATCCAGCTTTTTGGACAAGTCGATCCTAGAATTTGCGCTTTTGAGTATATATATTTTGCTAGACCAGATAGTGTCATAGACGGTAAAAATGTATATGACATAAGAAAAAAACTCGGCGAGACTTTGGCTAAAAAATCAAATATCAAAGCTGATTTTGTAGTTCCGGTGCCAGATTCTGGAGTTCCCGCGGCGCTTGGATATTCTCAGTTTAGCAAAATACCGTTTGAGATGGCTATAGTGAGAAATCACTATGTGGGTCGTACATTTATAGAGCCTACTCAAGAGATGAGAAATTTAAAAGTTAAGCTGAAATTAAACCCTATGAGTTCTGTTTTAAATGGGAAAAGCGTTGTTGTCATCGATGATAGTATAGTAAGAGGAACTACTAGTAAAAAAATTGTTGAGCTTTTAAGGCATGCCGGAGTAAAAGAGATTCATATGAAAATAGCTGCTCCAGAAATCAAACATCCTTGTAGATACGGTATCGATACGCCAAGTTACGCTGAGCTTATAAGTGCAAATATGAACGTAGAAGAGGTGCGTAAGTTTATAGGCGCTGATAGTCTTGAGTTTCTTAGTATCGATGAGCTTACTAGCAGCCTTGGCAATGAGCGAAAATATTCTCTCGTGAGCTTTGATGGTGATTATTTTATAAAATAA
- a CDS encoding complement resistance protein TraT has protein sequence MKILSSKTILGSIAVLLFLTGCATTNLQTSSKMTQSIFIDPVAKDKRLVFVNIKNTSGHDVNLENRIIQGLQSKGYQIVDDPDVATYILSTNVLYCDKKSENNAAGGAVALGATGAAISGYNSGGAGSMIAAGAAGALVGGVLGKITEDTIWQMQVDINIKQKSKGMVLSSTGSVSGQASVSDSSKSGFLNSFGGNIKNDNASGSLRSNQVDTSSQSYESDYIEKKTIIFAEATKMGLDLAEATPILEDKIASQIVGLF, from the coding sequence ATGAAAATTTTAAGTTCAAAAACTATCTTAGGCAGTATTGCCGTGCTGCTTTTTTTAACAGGTTGTGCTACTACGAATTTGCAGACTAGCTCTAAAATGACTCAAAGTATATTTATAGATCCGGTTGCTAAAGACAAGAGACTTGTTTTTGTCAATATCAAAAACACAAGCGGTCATGATGTGAATTTGGAAAATAGAATCATACAAGGTTTGCAGTCTAAAGGTTATCAGATAGTAGATGATCCAGACGTTGCTACATATATACTTAGTACAAATGTATTATATTGCGATAAAAAATCAGAAAATAACGCTGCAGGCGGCGCTGTAGCTTTAGGAGCCACCGGAGCAGCTATAAGCGGATATAATAGCGGAGGGGCCGGTAGTATGATAGCTGCTGGTGCTGCTGGTGCTTTGGTTGGTGGAGTTTTAGGCAAGATTACCGAAGATACTATTTGGCAAATGCAAGTAGATATAAATATAAAACAAAAATCAAAAGGAATGGTTCTTAGCTCTACAGGAAGCGTGAGCGGACAAGCTTCAGTTAGCGATTCAAGTAAATCTGGATTTTTAAATTCGTTTGGCGGAAATATCAAAAATGATAATGCAAGCGGTTCGCTAAGAAGTAACCAAGTTGACACCTCTAGCCAAAGCTATGAAAGCGATTATATAGAGAAAAAGACAATTATATTTGCCGAAGCTACTAAAATGGGATTAGATTTGGCTGAAGCTACTCCTATATTAGAAGATAAAATTGCTTCTCAAATTGTTGGATTATTTTAA
- a CDS encoding YraN family protein — translation MGLKEYLFGFKGENMAAKYLVSQGFEILEKNFHSKFGEIDIIAKKDDVLHFVEVKSTSKDYETIYRVTQNKIYKIIKTINFYMLKYDFDLNYQIDIICIEQNKVKFIQNVSF, via the coding sequence TTGGGTCTAAAAGAGTATCTTTTTGGATTTAAAGGCGAGAATATGGCAGCTAAATATTTGGTATCGCAAGGTTTTGAAATATTAGAAAAAAACTTTCATTCTAAATTCGGAGAAATCGATATAATTGCAAAAAAGGATGATGTTCTCCATTTTGTAGAGGTAAAATCTACTAGTAAAGATTACGAAACTATATATAGAGTTACACAAAATAAAATTTATAAAATAATAAAAACTATTAACTTTTATATGCTAAAATACGATTTTGATTTGAATTACCAGATAGATATTATATGTATTGAACAAAATAAGGTTAAATTTATACAAAACGTTAGCTTTTAA
- the trxB gene encoding thioredoxin-disulfide reductase: protein MLDVAIIGGGPAGLSAGLYATRGGLKNVVMFEKGMPGGQITSSSEMENYPGVATVMDGLSFMTPWTEQCTRFGLKHEMANVQRVSKNSDGSFSIFLEGNKVETAKAVIVCTGSTPKRAGFKGEDEFFGKGISTCATCDGFFYKNKEVAVLGGGDTALEEAEYLANICSKVYLIHRRDSFRAAPITVEKVKKNPKIELITNARVDEVYGDSVAGVKGVKVKLQDGSVRDLAVPGIFTFVGLDVRNDVLKDENGNFICDTLSTGQVRVNLKMQTNIPGLFAAGDLREDAPKQVVCAAADGATAALSAMSYIESLHY, encoded by the coding sequence ATGTTAGATGTAGCGATAATTGGAGGAGGTCCTGCCGGACTATCCGCAGGTTTGTATGCAACTCGCGGCGGTCTTAAAAATGTTGTGATGTTTGAAAAAGGAATGCCCGGAGGTCAGATAACAAGTAGTTCTGAGATGGAAAACTATCCCGGAGTCGCGACAGTTATGGATGGTCTTAGTTTTATGACTCCTTGGACTGAGCAATGTACTAGATTTGGTTTAAAACATGAAATGGCAAATGTTCAAAGAGTGTCAAAAAACAGTGATGGAAGTTTTAGTATTTTTTTAGAAGGTAATAAAGTAGAAACCGCAAAAGCAGTTATAGTTTGCACCGGTTCAACGCCAAAAAGAGCTGGATTTAAAGGAGAAGACGAGTTTTTCGGTAAGGGAATTTCTACTTGTGCGACTTGTGATGGATTTTTTTATAAAAATAAAGAAGTTGCGGTTTTAGGTGGCGGGGATACAGCGCTTGAAGAGGCCGAATATCTAGCAAATATCTGTTCTAAGGTTTATTTGATACATAGAAGAGATAGTTTTAGAGCAGCTCCGATCACGGTAGAAAAAGTTAAAAAAAATCCAAAAATAGAGCTTATAACAAATGCGAGAGTAGATGAGGTTTATGGAGATAGCGTAGCTGGAGTAAAAGGGGTAAAAGTTAAGCTTCAAGATGGCTCAGTGCGTGATTTGGCAGTGCCTGGTATATTTACTTTTGTTGGTTTGGATGTTAGAAACGATGTTTTAAAAGATGAAAACGGCAATTTTATATGTGATACTTTATCAACAGGTCAAGTTAGGGTAAATTTAAAAATGCAAACAAATATTCCCGGTCTTTTTGCTGCTGGAGACTTAAGAGAAGATGCTCCAAAACAAGTTGTGTGTGCAGCTGCCGATGGTGCTACTGCAGCACTTTCAGCTATGAGCTATATAGAGAGCCTTCATTATTAA
- a CDS encoding DUF2393 family protein, whose protein sequence is MGYFTIYHIIALVIIFILFLAFLFLSIKEKKVSVVLSMVLLNIFVMTSVSILAMLIIDEYTKIARIIQLDQNRVLINESIVFTGTIQNTGSHTITNCKFNIRLVNSPVEKGKLDPTIFQTRGFFEIFKRKDTQSSTQNASFTIGHGLKAGETRAFSVSMNYPAHFRSPSVYHTLSCH, encoded by the coding sequence ATGGGTTATTTTACTATTTATCACATAATCGCACTAGTGATTATATTTATACTATTTTTAGCTTTTTTATTTCTGTCCATAAAAGAAAAAAAGGTTTCAGTAGTGCTAAGTATGGTGCTGCTAAATATATTTGTCATGACCTCTGTTAGCATACTTGCAATGCTTATAATAGACGAATATACAAAAATAGCCAGAATAATCCAATTAGACCAAAACAGAGTACTCATCAATGAAAGTATAGTATTTACGGGCACTATCCAAAACACGGGCTCACATACGATCACTAATTGCAAATTTAATATAAGACTTGTTAATTCTCCTGTTGAAAAAGGAAAGCTTGATCCTACTATATTTCAAACAAGAGGATTTTTTGAAATATTTAAAAGAAAAGATACTCAATCCAGCACACAAAATGCTAGCTTCACAATCGGACATGGTTTAAAAGCAGGTGAAACTAGAGCATTTAGCGTTTCTATGAATTATCCGGCGCATTTTAGAAGTCCAAGTGTATATCATACTTTATCTTGCCACTGA
- the trxA gene encoding thioredoxin gives MGKYIELTSENFNVAKEGVALVDFWAPWCGPCRMLAPVIDELAAEFDGKAKICKVNTDEAQDLAVEYGVRSIPTLLFFKDGQIVDQMIGAQSKIAIADKINSLL, from the coding sequence ATGGGTAAATATATAGAGCTTACTTCAGAAAATTTTAATGTTGCCAAAGAAGGCGTTGCATTAGTAGATTTTTGGGCTCCTTGGTGCGGACCTTGTAGAATGTTAGCTCCAGTTATTGATGAGCTTGCTGCTGAGTTTGATGGCAAGGCTAAAATTTGTAAAGTTAATACGGACGAGGCACAAGATTTAGCTGTTGAGTATGGCGTTCGTTCGATACCAACGCTACTATTTTTTAAAGATGGTCAAATAGTAGATCAAATGATCGGCGCGCAATCAAAAATAGCAATTGCTGATAAAATTAACTCGCTTTTATAA
- the dapB gene encoding 4-hydroxy-tetrahydrodipicolinate reductase, protein MIRIGIHGASGKMGYEIISNLKNNEQAILSVAYTIEPMPFDVGDAIVTNDLKTLFDNSDVIIDFSIKDGAVNLINYARTNPKPLIIGTTGLGSEGDELIKLASSVMPILQATNMSLGVAVLNRLTELASRVLDGFDIEIVEMHHRRKVDAPSGTALTLATHAAKARNLTLDSVRVSGRDGMIGARSKDEIAVMSLRGGDIVGRHTVGFYNDGEFIELNHTATSRATFAKGAIKAAIWIKSKEPKLYSIYDCLGL, encoded by the coding sequence ATGATACGGATAGGAATTCACGGTGCAAGCGGTAAAATGGGATATGAGATAATTTCAAATTTAAAAAACAATGAACAAGCAATTTTAAGCGTTGCTTATACGATAGAACCTATGCCTTTTGATGTCGGTGATGCTATCGTTACAAATGATTTAAAAACACTTTTTGATAATAGCGATGTGATAATTGATTTTAGTATTAAAGATGGTGCTGTCAATTTAATAAACTATGCAAGAACAAACCCAAAACCTTTGATCATAGGTACAACCGGTCTGGGAAGCGAAGGTGATGAGCTCATAAAACTTGCTAGCTCTGTTATGCCTATACTTCAAGCTACAAATATGAGTTTAGGCGTAGCAGTGTTAAATAGACTTACTGAACTTGCAAGTAGAGTTTTAGATGGATTTGATATAGAGATAGTCGAGATGCATCATCGCCGTAAAGTAGATGCCCCAAGCGGCACGGCTCTTACACTAGCAACGCATGCCGCAAAAGCTAGAAACTTGACTTTAGATAGCGTAAGAGTTAGCGGTAGAGACGGGATGATAGGAGCTAGAAGCAAAGACGAGATAGCTGTTATGTCCCTAAGAGGCGGCGATATAGTCGGTCGTCATACTGTAGGATTTTATAATGATGGGGAGTTTATCGAACTCAATCACACTGCTACATCTAGAGCTACATTTGCAAAAGGCGCTATAAAAGCTGCCATTTGGATAAAATCAAAAGAGCCTAAGCTTTACTCTATTTATGATTGTTTAGGACTATAA